One window from the genome of Silvimonas iriomotensis encodes:
- a CDS encoding DUF6988 family protein produces MFTERFQTLISRTTLFHEAVLRHVEALTPAQDERFDVAFRSGLLSLEHAFSAMMLLEQGRFASSIALLRPQFECLVRGIWLCYAANDNWVAKFTEPLKAETAKLANEGVGLADMLKALDSAPDAPAHIVAQLRGYKDVTWKALNSYTHGGIHPLARTLSGYPEQLLYDTTRNANAMVALCAQLQSVLTGVQKNMEYIRVLHQTFLDVLPIVEPL; encoded by the coding sequence TTGTTTACGGAAAGATTTCAAACACTCATATCACGCACGACGTTGTTCCATGAAGCTGTTCTGCGCCACGTCGAAGCGCTTACACCCGCCCAAGATGAACGCTTCGACGTTGCCTTCCGGTCTGGATTATTGTCTTTGGAGCACGCGTTCAGCGCCATGATGTTACTCGAGCAGGGACGTTTCGCCTCCAGTATTGCATTGCTCAGGCCTCAGTTTGAGTGCCTCGTCCGGGGCATCTGGCTGTGTTACGCCGCCAACGACAACTGGGTAGCCAAGTTTACCGAACCACTCAAAGCAGAAACTGCAAAGCTGGCTAATGAGGGCGTGGGGCTAGCAGACATGCTCAAAGCCCTCGATTCCGCCCCAGATGCACCCGCCCACATCGTCGCCCAGTTACGCGGTTATAAGGATGTCACCTGGAAAGCGCTGAATAGCTACACGCACGGGGGAATACATCCATTGGCGCGAACACTTTCAGGCTATCCCGAACAACTTCTATATGACACCACCCGCAATGCTAACGCCATGGTGGCCCTGTGCGCACAACTGCAGTCTGTTCTGACTGGAGTACAAAAGAACATGGAGTACATACGAGTCTTGCATCAAACATTTTTGGATGTACTGCCCATCGTTGAGCCACTGTAG
- a CDS encoding transposase, translating into MTRTRRTYPESFKRDAVDQVLAGTPLRHVAHALDITEALLGKWKRQFQEAGPDAFPGRGRQSGEAAELKRLRDELGRTTMERDILKKALAIFSQPTK; encoded by the coding sequence ATGACCAGAACCAGACGTACTTACCCCGAATCTTTCAAGCGTGATGCCGTAGACCAGGTCCTCGCTGGCACTCCATTACGCCACGTTGCTCACGCGCTCGATATCACCGAGGCCCTCCTGGGCAAGTGGAAGCGCCAGTTTCAGGAAGCCGGACCGGATGCCTTTCCCGGCCGAGGCAGGCAGAGTGGCGAAGCGGCGGAGCTCAAACGACTTCGTGACGAGCTAGGCCGCACGACCATGGAGCGCGACATCCTAAAAAAAGCGCTCGCCATCTTCTCGCAACCCACGAAGTGA
- a CDS encoding IS3 family transposase — protein sequence MKFRAIEALAERYPVAVMCRLFRVSRSGFYAWQGRAPSMREMANRQLLREIRLVHAEVNGIYGHRRIHAELMAQGLPCGRHRVARLMHESGIKVRSRKRWAPATGGKHLLPVAPNLLERQFDAPGINQRWVSDMTYIRTSEGWLYLAVVLDLYSRAVVGWAMHHRMHQELVHAALTMAVARRQPQGKVLLHSDRGSQYCAFDYQSLLKRHGIIPSHSRAGNCWDNAAMESFFRSLKAERVHLTRYGTYDEARADVFDYIRFYNHHRRHSTLGYLTPVEFEQRHSALSA from the coding sequence GTGAAGTTCCGCGCCATCGAGGCGCTGGCCGAGCGTTATCCCGTTGCCGTGATGTGCCGGCTGTTCCGGGTTTCCCGTAGCGGTTTCTACGCATGGCAAGGCCGTGCACCTTCGATGCGGGAGATGGCCAACCGTCAGTTGCTCCGGGAAATCCGGCTGGTTCATGCTGAAGTGAATGGCATTTACGGGCATCGCAGAATCCATGCAGAGCTGATGGCACAGGGTCTACCCTGTGGCCGCCACCGGGTCGCACGATTGATGCATGAAAGTGGCATCAAAGTACGCTCGCGCAAACGGTGGGCGCCAGCGACCGGCGGCAAGCATCTTCTGCCGGTTGCGCCGAATCTGCTGGAACGCCAGTTTGACGCGCCGGGTATCAACCAGCGTTGGGTCTCGGACATGACGTATATCCGGACCAGCGAAGGCTGGCTGTATCTGGCCGTGGTGCTGGATTTGTATTCGCGGGCGGTGGTGGGCTGGGCGATGCATCACCGGATGCACCAGGAGCTGGTTCATGCCGCCTTGACGATGGCAGTGGCACGACGTCAGCCACAAGGAAAAGTGCTGCTGCATTCGGACCGTGGCAGCCAGTATTGCGCCTTTGATTACCAGAGCCTGCTGAAACGACATGGCATCATCCCGAGTCATTCCCGAGCGGGCAATTGCTGGGACAACGCTGCGATGGAAAGCTTCTTCCGTTCACTCAAGGCGGAACGGGTTCACCTGACCCGGTACGGGACTTACGACGAAGCCCGTGCAGACGTGTTTGATTACATCCGGTTTTACAATCATCATCGCCGTCATTCGACCTTGGGGTATCTGACCCCGGTTGAATTTGAGCAGCGCCATTCAGCACTCAGTGCTTAA
- a CDS encoding SEC-C metal-binding domain-containing protein — protein MEKPREESQILEELATLAIEPGYVHAIAYMCNRDNSIYFRDILKPADMEPLFSRDRLIRTELTTLIGLMVKQPLDFSIPTPDVVRSYIVRTDTLMRELHDAMSFPMFAAMLDAGNAGAEPPNPWHGPGMREPIFYGSESAYAFQYRDFVPQKYGSDDDWLRTNRGFTSGQARTIAMTMCELMDERGTEFINRARRTKKEPDTWLPTFEFSIDEVASRGAIEREVVAAFFDAFLFGGDNSNFKEVGDFNLVAARPLIPTDRGTVLLFSHYAIYEAVYESPFFWMLEDKPYRPAAAKHRGDFAEQFATQRLAAVFGPKHVHTNVNLVGSKEIEGEVDVLVAYSNRLIIVQAKAKKLTLEARKGNDNQLKKDFAAAIQDSYDQAWSCANKLLAGGVQLQDAQGNEIELPGRIKEVFLVSLVSEHYPALAFQANLSLKYQTTEVIRPPLVMDVFLLDTLTEMLTSPLRLMSYLQLRVALADKLMTGHELTVLGFHLKQNLWVDEEYATVILEDSIAQDLDTAMLVRRDRLPGNPTPEGILTKMKGTCYEQLITEIETSENPGVLELGFHLLTMNEKACNNVHLLLEGIAQRTGRDRKLHDVTLLAAGAPPCGITFHCNAEITDDAIATLKFHCAKRKYHQRADKWFGISINPHGQVQFGVTMDSNWVQSDDMDRITEGMSPGVEASKALPQFLRKAKEAKPGRNDPCHCGSGRKYKKCCMP, from the coding sequence ATGGAGAAACCGCGCGAAGAGTCACAGATTCTGGAGGAGTTAGCCACGCTGGCTATAGAACCTGGATATGTCCATGCGATTGCATACATGTGCAATCGCGATAACTCCATTTACTTCAGGGACATTCTAAAGCCTGCTGATATGGAACCATTATTCAGCCGTGACAGGCTCATCCGAACTGAACTGACAACGCTGATTGGTCTTATGGTTAAGCAGCCGTTGGACTTCTCTATCCCAACCCCTGATGTGGTCCGAAGTTACATCGTCCGTACAGATACTCTGATGAGAGAGCTGCATGACGCGATGTCCTTTCCCATGTTCGCAGCCATGCTCGATGCGGGGAACGCGGGTGCAGAGCCTCCGAACCCGTGGCATGGACCCGGAATGAGAGAGCCCATCTTTTATGGTTCGGAATCAGCCTACGCCTTCCAGTACCGTGACTTTGTTCCCCAGAAGTACGGAAGTGACGACGATTGGTTGCGCACAAACAGGGGCTTTACCTCTGGTCAGGCAAGAACAATTGCAATGACGATGTGCGAGCTGATGGATGAAAGGGGGACTGAGTTCATCAATCGCGCAAGAAGAACAAAGAAGGAACCAGATACCTGGCTGCCCACGTTTGAGTTTTCGATAGATGAAGTAGCATCTCGAGGTGCAATTGAACGAGAGGTTGTCGCAGCCTTCTTCGACGCATTTCTCTTCGGGGGAGATAACTCGAATTTTAAGGAGGTTGGGGATTTTAACTTGGTTGCTGCTCGGCCCTTGATTCCGACGGACCGCGGGACTGTACTTCTTTTCTCGCACTACGCGATTTACGAGGCTGTGTATGAGTCCCCATTCTTTTGGATGCTAGAAGACAAGCCTTATCGTCCTGCGGCGGCCAAGCACCGTGGTGACTTTGCCGAGCAATTTGCCACTCAGCGACTGGCAGCAGTTTTTGGTCCTAAGCATGTTCATACCAATGTGAATCTGGTTGGTAGCAAAGAAATTGAAGGAGAAGTTGATGTTCTGGTCGCCTACTCAAACCGGCTCATCATCGTACAAGCCAAAGCAAAAAAACTAACGCTAGAGGCTCGCAAAGGAAACGACAATCAACTGAAAAAAGACTTTGCTGCTGCAATTCAAGACTCGTATGACCAAGCCTGGTCTTGTGCCAACAAGTTGCTCGCTGGAGGTGTGCAGCTGCAGGATGCGCAAGGAAATGAAATTGAACTTCCAGGGCGAATTAAGGAAGTGTTTTTGGTCAGCTTGGTTTCTGAACATTATCCAGCACTAGCATTCCAGGCGAATCTTTCACTGAAGTATCAGACTACTGAGGTTATTCGACCGCCTTTGGTGATGGATGTTTTCCTTCTCGATACTTTGACCGAGATGTTGACATCACCACTTCGTCTAATGAGCTACTTACAATTACGTGTGGCCCTTGCAGATAAGCTGATGACCGGACACGAGCTTACTGTGCTGGGATTTCATCTGAAACAGAATCTCTGGGTCGATGAGGAATATGCAACCGTGATTCTTGAAGACTCCATTGCACAGGACTTAGATACCGCAATGTTGGTCCGTAGGGATAGATTGCCAGGCAACCCTACACCTGAAGGTATCCTCACAAAGATGAAGGGGACGTGCTACGAGCAGCTCATCACGGAGATTGAAACCAGTGAAAACCCCGGAGTTCTTGAACTTGGATTCCACCTCCTTACGATGAATGAAAAAGCATGCAATAACGTCCATTTATTGCTCGAAGGCATTGCACAGAGAACAGGCCGTGACCGAAAACTTCACGACGTGACGCTTTTGGCGGCGGGAGCGCCACCTTGCGGGATAACTTTTCATTGCAACGCGGAAATTACTGATGACGCAATTGCCACGTTGAAGTTTCACTGTGCAAAGCGCAAGTACCATCAACGTGCGGACAAGTGGTTCGGAATTTCTATCAATCCGCATGGGCAAGTACAGTTTGGGGTCACGATGGACTCAAACTGGGTGCAGTCAGATGACATGGACCGTATAACTGAAGGAATGTCGCCGGGGGTCGAAGCATCTAAAGCACTTCCTCAATTTCTACGCAAAGCCAAAGAAGCAAAGCCTGGTCGGAACGACCCATGCCACTGTGGGAGCGGACGCAAGTACAAGAAGTGCTGCATGCCTTAA
- a CDS encoding recombinase family protein, with protein sequence MDKQPLVISYIRFSTPRQATGDSLRRQTQRAQEWCAKRGWKLDESLSLQDLGVSAFNRDNLTKGAMAQFLAAVQSGHIPPGSYLLVEDLDRISRADPRTSMNLFFSIVQQGVICVTLDNGKEWNTDSLNNLGDLIWSMATLFRAHDESRVKSERIKAVHKNAREQKNRSVFGRAPGWLRRTKDGQNWEPIPGLVEVVKRVFEMVASGHGGVSIARLANKEKWPVPSLSAKESKTTWHVTYPTKLVRNRAVIGELEFSISKDGKSLPTGQSEPDWYPRVVEDELFFRANAVLDARQQKPGRRDASYRNIFQGVIFCGHCGATLARKVKNGSRTSRNYATYVCTDRHRGVSKCPNYSAKELEIALIPVLYEHFSSAFGDDARLSSIREKIQALQGEQKHALELVAEMRELLIQRPTEAGDGKPRPPSPTILSILEEYEPKLPSIARDIERLTHELSAASQQYDSDVDISALFNALYSDDEDDLNLRAEVHTKMIMALDAIWIWPREMAVFILKNTPDHAISIPLHDPSITVAKQMDSGDEGIHSSFSERLYGAMDKDKNKNGKSYALPPRRRLKQAFGRTE encoded by the coding sequence ATGGATAAACAACCTCTTGTCATTTCGTACATCCGCTTTTCGACACCTAGGCAGGCCACTGGAGACAGCCTAAGACGGCAAACCCAACGTGCCCAAGAATGGTGTGCCAAGCGTGGCTGGAAACTAGACGAGAGCCTATCTTTACAAGACTTGGGCGTCTCCGCATTTAACCGCGATAATCTTACGAAGGGCGCGATGGCGCAGTTTCTTGCCGCGGTGCAAAGCGGCCACATTCCGCCTGGGAGCTATCTTTTAGTTGAAGACTTGGACCGGATTAGCCGAGCCGACCCACGGACTTCAATGAACCTGTTTTTTAGCATCGTGCAACAAGGGGTGATTTGCGTAACGCTCGACAATGGTAAGGAGTGGAATACCGATAGCTTAAACAATCTCGGTGACCTCATATGGTCCATGGCTACCCTGTTCCGCGCTCATGATGAATCACGCGTTAAGTCAGAACGCATCAAAGCCGTTCACAAAAATGCTCGTGAACAAAAAAATCGAAGCGTTTTCGGAAGAGCGCCTGGCTGGCTAAGAAGAACCAAAGACGGCCAAAACTGGGAACCCATTCCCGGGTTAGTGGAGGTGGTCAAACGGGTTTTCGAAATGGTTGCTTCCGGCCATGGTGGGGTATCGATTGCCAGATTGGCCAATAAAGAGAAATGGCCGGTACCCAGTTTGAGCGCGAAGGAAAGTAAAACGACTTGGCACGTCACCTACCCCACCAAATTAGTGCGCAATCGTGCCGTTATCGGAGAGCTGGAATTCAGCATTTCCAAGGATGGCAAGTCCCTCCCAACTGGGCAAAGTGAGCCGGATTGGTATCCACGCGTTGTTGAAGATGAATTGTTTTTCCGAGCAAATGCTGTGCTTGATGCTCGTCAGCAAAAACCCGGCAGACGTGACGCCTCGTATCGCAATATTTTCCAAGGAGTCATTTTTTGTGGGCATTGCGGGGCAACTCTGGCACGCAAAGTCAAAAATGGCTCAAGAACCTCTCGCAACTATGCAACTTATGTTTGCACAGACAGGCATAGGGGGGTGTCAAAGTGCCCGAATTACAGCGCCAAGGAACTTGAAATCGCTCTCATACCCGTTCTGTATGAGCATTTCTCCTCTGCATTCGGAGACGATGCGCGGCTGTCATCCATCCGCGAAAAAATTCAAGCACTTCAAGGAGAGCAAAAACACGCGCTGGAACTAGTAGCTGAAATGCGTGAGTTGTTGATTCAGCGGCCCACTGAAGCCGGAGACGGTAAGCCACGCCCTCCGTCACCAACGATTTTGTCCATCCTTGAGGAATACGAGCCGAAATTGCCCAGTATTGCCAGGGATATTGAGAGGCTTACACATGAACTCTCGGCTGCATCTCAGCAGTACGATAGTGACGTGGACATTTCTGCCCTCTTTAATGCGTTATATAGCGATGACGAAGATGACCTGAACCTTAGGGCTGAAGTCCATACCAAAATGATTATGGCACTTGACGCTATCTGGATTTGGCCACGCGAAATGGCTGTTTTTATTTTGAAGAATACGCCTGACCACGCTATCTCGATACCGCTGCATGACCCCTCTATAACCGTTGCGAAACAAATGGATTCTGGCGATGAAGGTATCCATTCGAGTTTTTCTGAACGGTTATACGGCGCCATGGATAAGGATAAAAACAAGAATGGCAAAAGCTACGCCTTGCCTCCTCGCCGGAGACTTAAACAAGCCTTCGGTCGTACAGAGTGA
- a CDS encoding Fe-S-cluster oxidoreductase: MNLLPDLRCAVFGQPDRPDFCAGLQPSLDMCGETREHAMIWLAQLEAATAPAR; the protein is encoded by the coding sequence GTGAATCTCTTGCCTGACTTGCGCTGCGCCGTGTTCGGCCAGCCAGACCGCCCGGACTTTTGCGCCGGCCTGCAACCCTCTCTTGATATGTGTGGCGAGACGCGAGAGCACGCCATGATCTGGCTGGCGCAACTGGAAGCCGCCACGGCGCCCGCGCGCTGA